Proteins co-encoded in one Xiphophorus couchianus chromosome 16, X_couchianus-1.0, whole genome shotgun sequence genomic window:
- the ccndx gene encoding cyclin Dx, giving the protein MGALFLSVPGNELENEGRAATPASQDPLHSSFGSPPSPTLSILFPQQMDQALPVSLWCEESEENQGEPQGQSSTGGSPQLRARWDPSVSGHRVIQRLLRLEERYMPSMLYVTLIQRDPQRREEIAKWALEVCCDCGCDEAVFPLSVSLMDRYLSAYLSLPVSPFCLAAGCILIASKLTECETVTADALCSAAEFSFQPSDLREMERVILAALRWDSAAVTPQDFLPHFLSSIEERGESELLSTLRRHSDTLAALCVCDSRFLGAPPSLIAAASLNCALRGLGSKESPHLAAMSETLAELCQTDPAVLQCYSEMIEFALRQRLRSGLQPGPTEKDEEVENERPGTPTDMREIDF; this is encoded by the exons ATGGGAGCTCTGTTCCTCTCTGTCCCGGGAAATGAGCTGGAAAATGAGGGGCGGGCCGCCACGCCTGCTTCTCAGGACCCACTGCACTCCTCTTTTGGCTCTCCGCCGTCTCCCACCCTCTCCATCC TGTTTCCCCAGCAGATGGACCAAGCGCTTCCTGTGTCTCTTTGGTGTGAGGAGTCAGAGGAGAATCAGGGTGAACCTCAAG GCCAGAGCAGCACCGGGGGCTCGCCTCAGCTCCGAGCCCGCTGGGACCCCTCCGTGTCGGGGCATCGAGTGATCCAGAGGCTGCTCCGCCTGGAGGAGCGCTACATGCCCTCCATGCTCTACGTCACGCTCATCCAGCGGGATCCACAGCGCCGGGAGGAGATCGCCAAGTGGGCCCTGGAG GTGTGCTGTGACTGTGGATGTGACGAGGCCGTCTTCCCGCTGTCTGTCTCCCTGATGGACAGGTACCTGTCTGCCTACCTGTCCCTGCCTGTCTCACCGTTCTGCCTGGCTGCAGGATGCATCCTGATCGCCTCAAAGCTCACAGAGTGTGAAACCGTCACTGCTGACGCCCTCTGCTCAGCGGCCGAGTTCAGCTTCCAGCCTTCAGACCTGAGG GAGATGGAGCGCGTCATCCTCGCAGCCCTGCGCTGGGACTCGGCAGCAGTGACTCCTCAGGACTTCCTGCCACATTTTCTCTCCTCCATAGAGGAACGAGGAGAGTCTGAGCTGCTTTCCACGCTGAGGCGGCACAGCGACACCCTGGCCGCCCTCTGCGTCTGTGACTCCCGTTTTCTGGGAGCCCCTCCCTCACTTATTGCTGCAGCTTCCCTGAACTGTGCACTGCGAGGTCTGGGCAGCAAGGAGTCGCCTCATCTGGCCGCCATGAGCGAGACGCTTGCCGAGCTGTGTCAGACGGATCCG GCAGTGTTGCAGTGCTACAGTGAGATGATCGAGTTTGCCCTCAGGCAGCGGCTGCGGAGCGGACTGCAGCCCGGTCCCACTGAGAAGGACGAGGAGGTGGAGAACGAAAGGCCCGGGACGCCGACTGACATGAGAGAGATTGATTtctaa
- the tbc1d17 gene encoding TBC1 domain family member 17: MGENVEDYKLIFEKEGVYLHINAKRSIQETSIPGFIRIVERAGQPALEWSPLEDDGRSAPAVLYSKKDGEGGEEDTNFDPGYEPDWAVISTVKKDREHAPMKDSGQWAFSLPLSELYSLRRARFSLGRNFMVLTSRGGHPLPPLHFHRGGTRELLRALHRYIVLDQSPVDGRLFLVYPRDSSSADFGPSFDKLHILDDGSDIVTRFIHDPYATTFGGFSKVTNFFRAALRPPDAAVSRSSQNPGLPSQPDDEPGFELITCGVELGPRPEVTRGRALVQWEEFLDSEGRVNDPEKVKDLVFRGGIAPNLRKEVWKFLLGFYPWKSTSKEREEILRVKTDEYFRMKVQWKSVSEEQEMRNSLLRGYRSLIERDVNRTDRNNTFFSGNDNPGLTLLHDVLMTYCMYNFDLGYVQGMSDLLAPILFVTQNEVESFWCLTGFMDLVHQNFEESQEAMKQQLLQLSILLKALDPELCDFLDSQDSGSLCFCFRWLLIWFKREFSFEDILTLWEVLWTRLPCDNFHLLIACSILESQRGELIGSDHDFNTILKHINELTMKLDLQTVLLDAEAIYRQLVGCKDLPRQVKQVLGLCGPPSPAEESSDSQSSESERLLGQAEGGAASSHVPSYP; the protein is encoded by the exons ATGGGGGAAAACGTGGAAGATTACAAG cTGATATTTGAGAAAGAGGGCGTGTACCTCCACATAAACGCCAAGAGGAGCATCCAGGAAACCAGCATACCGGGATTTATTCGCATTGTGGAACGG GCCGGACAGCCTGCTTTAGAGTGGAGCCCCCTGGAGGATGATGGTCGCAGTGCGCCTGCAGTCCTCTACAGCAAAAAG GATGGCGAGGGAGGTGAGGAGGACACGAACTTTGACCCTGGGTACGAGCCTGACTGGGCGGTGATCAGCACCGTGAAGAAGGATCGCGAGCACGCCCCCATGAAAGACTCAG GCCAGTGGGCGTTCTCCCTGCCTCTGTCGGAGCTGTACTCCCTCCGGAGGGCCCGCTTCTCTTTGGGTCGGAACTTCATGGTGCTGACCAGCAGAGGAGGACACCCGCTTCCCCCTCTGCACTTCCACAGAGGTGGAACCAGGGAACTTCTGCGGGCTCTCCACCGTTACATCGTCCTGGACCA GTCGCCTGTTGATGGACGCCTCTTTCTCGTCTACCCACGCGATTCGTCTTCAGCTGATTTTGGTCCATCTTTCGACAAACTGCACATCCTGGATGATGGCTCTGATATCGTCACG AGGTTCATCCACGACCCGTACGCCACTACGTTTGGGGGATTCTCCAAGGTCACCAACTTCTTCCGCGCCGCCCTCCGGCCACCAGATGCCGCTGTGTCGCGGAGCTCTCAGAATCCGGGTCTGCCGTCACAGCCTGATGACGAACCCGGGTTTGAGCTCATCACCTGT GGCGTGGAGCTCGGACCCAGGCCAGAAGTTACTCGAGGACGAGCTCTGGTCCAGTGGGAGGAGTTCCTGGACTCTGAAGGCCGGGTGAACGACCCAGAGAAAGTCAAAGACCTGGTGTTCAGAGGG GGCATCGCTCCAAACCTCAGGAAAGAAGTGTGGAAGTTCCTCCTTGGTTTTTATCCGTGGAAGAGCACCTCAAAGGAAAGAGAGGAAATTCTTCGAGTCAAAAC GGACGAGTACTTCAGGATGAAGGTGCAGTGGAAGTCTGTGAGTGAAGAGCAGGAGATGAGGAACTCCCTCCTCAGAGGCTACAGGAGCCTGATAG AGCGGGACGTCAACAGGACGGACAGGAACAACACATTCTTCTCCGGCAACGACAACCCGGGCCTGACTCTGCTCCACGACGTTCTGATGACGTACTGCATGTACAACTTCGATCTcg GTTATGTCCAGGGGATGAGCGACCTCCTCGCTCCGATTCTCTTTGTCACTCAGAACGAGGTGGAGTCCTTCTGGTGCCTGACTGGCTTCATGGACCTGGTG caccAGAACTTTGAGGAGTCGCAGGAGGCCATGaagcagcagctccttcagCTCAGCATTCTTCTGAAGGCTCTGGACCCAGAGCTGTGCGACTTCCTGG ATTCACAGGACAGCGGCtcgctttgtttctgtttccgcTGGCTGCTCATCTGGTTCAAGAGGGAGTTTTCTTTTGAAGACATCCTCACATTGTGGGAG GTCCTCTGGACTCGACTCCCGTGTGACAACTTCCACCTGCTGATCGCCTGCTCCATCCTCGAGTCGCAGCGCGGGGAGCTGATCGGCTCCGACCACGACTTCAACACCATCCTCAAG CATATTAACGAGCTGACGATGAAGCTGGACCTGCAGACCGTCTTGCTGGACGCGGAGGCCATCTACCGGCAGCTTGTTGGCTGCAAG GATCTTCCCCGTCAGGTGAAGCAGGTGTTGGGTCTCTGCGGCCCGCCCAGCCCGGCGGAGGAAAGCTCAGACTCCCAGAGCAGCGAGAGCGAACGCCTCCTGGGTCAGGCAGAGGGAGGCGCTGCTTCGTCCCACGTTCCCTCCTACCCTTAA
- the akt1s1 gene encoding uncharacterized protein akt1s1 yields the protein MASVTHSSEPEIPDNHKESWLALLSAAEAYCQKSGCDLAILTACKKFRLTASEGEVGKKRESGAGFPKEYEFSYSVWGQGFLAESARRYVDDIGVLHATSMLTAQKHTRQSAGEQGGKLLVDLTSDTGYRGSFTGDCVVGGVSPNNRLYSQSYPSIYSPDGTSQQGVGQNGNRERSATEVERGRQRAGIVDLEEEGEEAEEEEEDMEERRPYGNESAGVFSMDEDSLSRDCEPFFESDGEEESTDGSLSEDAPPPPRGLAVGQHAFSSRHAHSTALARSLPVSVPVWGCKSSRAAQGDSGSGERAGCADLEHIAASMKALLVPGATDGTEMFGALPRPRLNTGDFSLKH from the exons ATGGCCTCTGTAACCCACTCCTCTGAGCCGGAGATCCCAGACAACCACAAAGAGAGCTGGTTGGCTCTACTCTCTGCTGCGGAAGCCTATTGCCAAAAGTCCGGCTGCGACCTGGCCATCCTCACTGCCTGCAAGAAGTTCCGGTTGACGGCCAGTGAAGGTGAAGTCGGGAAGAAGCGGGAAAGCGGCGCCGGCTTTCCGAAGGAATACGAGTTCTCCTACAGCGTGTGGGGTCAGGGCTTCCTGGCCGAGTCGGCGCGCCGCTACGTGGACGACATCGGTGTGCTGCACGCCACGTCCATGCTGACGGCCCAGAAGCACACGCGGCAAAGCGCAGGAGAGCAAGGAGGCAAGCTGCTGGTTGATTTGACCTCTGACACCGGATACAGAGGG AGCTTCACAGGTGACTGCGTAGTGGGCGGAGTCAGCCCCAACAACAGACTGTATTCCCAGAGCTACCCGTCCATCTACAGCCCGGACGGCACCAGCCAGCAGGGCGTCGGGCAGAACGGCAACCGGGAGCGGAGCGCCACAGAGGTGGAGCGAGGGAGACAGAGAGCCGGGATCGTAGAcctggaggaggaaggagaagaggcggaggaagaggaggaagacatggaAGAGAGACGACCATACGGCAATGAAAGTGCAG GCGTTTTCTCCATGGACGAGGACTCTCTTTCTCGTGACTGTGAGCCGTTCTTTGAGTCCGATGGAGAGGAGGAAAGCACCGACG GCTCGCTGAGCGAGGACGCCCCGCCGCCGCCGCGCGGCCTGGCCGTGGGGCAGCACGCCTTCTCGTCGCGCCACGCCCACTCCACGGCGCTGGCGCGCTCGCTGCCCGTGTCCGTCCCCGTGTGGGGCTGCAAGAGCAGCAGAGCCGCTCAGGGAGACAGCGGCAGCGGAGAGCGG GCGGGCTGCGCCGACCTGGAGCACATCGCCGCCAGCATGAAGGCCCTGCTGGTCCCCGGCGCCACCGACGGGACGGAGATGTTCGGCGCTCTGCCGCGGCCGCGCCTCAACACGGGCGACTTCTCGCTCAAACACTGA
- the LOC114160554 gene encoding tripartite motif-containing protein 16-like protein isoform X2, whose translation MKYWFPVSLDDKTAQKLLWISEGRAKVARISDAVCPYPNRPERYQDSPQVLCKEGLMGVRGYWEVDYDGWVVIGVVAESSPRKGQEVPCGLGENKGSWGVGWSGSCYQVWHNGENIDIKLPPSPTVGIYVDLPAGVISFLSVEGDSEKEVRLIHKYKAKFEERIFPGFWIGTNSFCLIRKKDH comes from the exons ATGAAGT ACTGGTTCCCCGTCTCTCTGGATGACAAAACAGCACAGAAGCTGCTGTGGATTTCTGAGGGCAGAGCCAAAGTGGCTCGTATCTCGGACGCAGTCTGCCCTTATCCCAACAGGCCTGAAAGATACCAGGACTCACCACAG GTGCTGTGTAAGGAGGGCTTGATGGGTGTCCGAGGCTACTGGGAGGTGGACTACGACGGCTGGGTGGTGATCGGCGTGGTGGCGGAGAGTTCGCCCCGTAAAGGCCAGGAGGTGCCCTGCGGTCTTGGGGAGAACAAAGGCTCCTGGGGAGTCGGCTGGTCTGGTTCCTGCTACCAGGTCTGGCACAACGGCGAGAACATCGACATTAAGCTGCCGCCATCTCCCACCGTGGGCATCTACGTCGACCTGCCGGCCGGCGTCATCTCCTTCCTGTCGGTGGAGGGAGACTCCGAGAAGGAGGTGCGGCTGATCCACAAGTACAAAGCCAAATTCGAGGAGAGAATTTTCCCCGGGTTCTGGATCGGAACAAATTCCTTCTGTCTTATCCGGAAAAAAGATCACTGA
- the LOC114160554 gene encoding tripartite motif-containing protein 16 isoform X1, whose product MPVPKKAGKKGGSAAEEKLPPYEPNIPEPTTRADFMKYWFPVSLDDKTAQKLLWISEGRAKVARISDAVCPYPNRPERYQDSPQVLCKEGLMGVRGYWEVDYDGWVVIGVVAESSPRKGQEVPCGLGENKGSWGVGWSGSCYQVWHNGENIDIKLPPSPTVGIYVDLPAGVISFLSVEGDSEKEVRLIHKYKAKFEERIFPGFWIGTNSFCLIRKKDH is encoded by the exons GGAAAAAAGGAGGCAGCGCTGCAGAAG AGAAGCTGCCGCCATATGAGCCAAATATCCCTGAACCAACTACCAGAGCTGACTTCATGAAGT ACTGGTTCCCCGTCTCTCTGGATGACAAAACAGCACAGAAGCTGCTGTGGATTTCTGAGGGCAGAGCCAAAGTGGCTCGTATCTCGGACGCAGTCTGCCCTTATCCCAACAGGCCTGAAAGATACCAGGACTCACCACAG GTGCTGTGTAAGGAGGGCTTGATGGGTGTCCGAGGCTACTGGGAGGTGGACTACGACGGCTGGGTGGTGATCGGCGTGGTGGCGGAGAGTTCGCCCCGTAAAGGCCAGGAGGTGCCCTGCGGTCTTGGGGAGAACAAAGGCTCCTGGGGAGTCGGCTGGTCTGGTTCCTGCTACCAGGTCTGGCACAACGGCGAGAACATCGACATTAAGCTGCCGCCATCTCCCACCGTGGGCATCTACGTCGACCTGCCGGCCGGCGTCATCTCCTTCCTGTCGGTGGAGGGAGACTCCGAGAAGGAGGTGCGGCTGATCCACAAGTACAAAGCCAAATTCGAGGAGAGAATTTTCCCCGGGTTCTGGATCGGAACAAATTCCTTCTGTCTTATCCGGAAAAAAGATCACTGA